ATTGAGACTTCAACATATGTGGAGTAGCCTTTTTCTTCATGTGTTTTCTATCTTGTGGCGATTTTTTTGATGCAAAACAGCAAAGtgaacaaaggaaaaaaaaacagaaaacaagaAAACCCCTACTGCCTAACTTTTACAAAACCCAGAGAATCAGCCAGAAGCAAGGCCTCCATTCCAGGTGGGGGGTCTGGAAGGTGGAGGAGAGCATGCTCCTGAGAAGCGCCTGCTTTAGCCAAAAAAAATCCGCACACGCATTGCCTTGAGCCACCCAGACAGTCCAATCTTGGTTCAACAGCTCCAAGATATTGCGAACCACGACAGCTTCCACATGAAAATGAGATGGAGGTTGTTGGATCAAGTTGACAGCCAACAACGAATCAGAGAAACAATCTACCTGGCGATGCCCCAAGTTCCAAGCTATTTACAATCCATGTAAGATGGCTAGAAGTTCCATTCGAAGCACTGACCCTTGAGCATTGTATCCCATAAAACCAGCAAGCCAAACTCCGGTTGAGTTCTGAATGCAACCACCTAAACCCGATCGCAACGGCACACCCAGAGAGCTGCCATCACAATTAATAGCAACCGCAAGGGCTACCGGAGCTGTCCAAGACATAGCCGAGGGTGGGCAACAGGCTGCGATGAAGACCATAACTGCAACAGAAGGTTCCGATGCTCCTGGATAGAATGCAGAAGCTTTTCCTGCGAAATGTAGGTCCACCTCAAATAAAAGGTAAAAATACATTTTTGATCATTTTAGACTTTTAGCTTAAACTTAGTGTGTTTTAATCCCATAAGTACTGTCCTAGAAGGATAACTCAGGTGGTAAGAGTTGGGgtacataagggttggggagggaAAAAATCACATAAGTACTTTTTAAACTAACCAATTTTGATCCCTTGTTAATTTTTTACATACaagattttcatttttattataatattttgGGAGTAATGAATTAGTGAATTTGAAAGTCCAACAAAAaatttagtgaaaagttaacaAAAATTGAAGGATTTATAGGATGAGTTGAAGGTTTAAATAGGAAATGAATTGAGATTATTTTTTAGTTTGACGGAAAATCTAATAATTTTTGGACTTTTAAGTAGAATAAGGTTTTCAATGATTTCATCAAATCTACTAGAAGTTTCTAGCACAAGATCTAGATGGATGCAGCCAATGAGAGAGGAGAACTAGAAGGTTCTACCAAGTAATTGAAAAAGGGAACGCGAGAAAGAAGTGTGCGAATTAATCAAAGAGAATTGATTTGTTTGTTTGCAGTGTGTGATTGGAGAAGATGATAGAGGTGGTGCTGAACGATCGGTTGGGGAAGAAGGTTCGGGTGAAGTGCAACGAGGATGACACGATCGGTGACCTGAAGAAGCTGGTGGCGGCTCAGACAGGTACAAGACCCGACAAGATTCGCATCCAGAAATGGTACACAATCTACAAGGATCACATCACCCTCAAAGACTACGAGATTCATGATGGCATGGGCCTCGAGCTCTACTATAACTAATTCCTAGCTAATATCCTATGCTATGCTGATTAATTCACCACCATATGTGTCCATGTATAATGTATCTTTCATTCATCTGCACTATGGTCATTGAACCCcaaatttgttttcctttttattaATTGTGATTTCGTGTATCTTCTTACTCTACAATGATCATTTTTCATTCCAAGTTCAGAAACCGAATTAAGGCGTGATTGGGAGTGATAGGCATTAGGCTGAGGCAAAGGGATGAAttggtgagaaaaaaaaaatatgaaagcaTAACAAATTTAATAGCTTTTTTTCCTAATGATACTTGGATTATTACACACAGAGTTGCCCAACAATACTTACATCCGTGGACTAAATTCCCAAAAGTGATCAGTGATGCAATCAGATAAAATATTGAGAACAAAGCATCCTCGCTAATGCCCATAAATTCCTatgaacaactatgaaacaAGTTGAAATTTTTAGTAGTAGTTTCATTTTCCCCTTTTCAACTCCATAACTCATCGACTTCGGTGGAATTGTGTCATGTTTAGCCTTCAAAGAAACCTATATTGTGGCTTC
This portion of the Lotus japonicus ecotype B-129 chromosome 3, LjGifu_v1.2 genome encodes:
- the LOC130746375 gene encoding ubiquitin-like protein 5 encodes the protein MIEVVLNDRLGKKVRVKCNEDDTIGDLKKLVAAQTGTRPDKIRIQKWYTIYKDHITLKDYEIHDGMGLELYYN